In the genome of Streptomyces violaceoruber, the window CCGCGGCCTGTACGACCTGGAGCGCGTCCGCCGCCAGCAGGGGGCGGAACTGCTCGAGGCCCGTCAGGTTCTCGCCGCTGGCGACGGCGGTGCGCCCGGCCCGGCCCACGGCCCGGTGCCCCCTCGCGTCCCAGCGGCGCACCGGCTCCTCGATCCAGGCGAGTTCGACGCGGTCCTCGATCCGGGCGAGCAGCCGCACGGCCTGGTGCCTGCCCCAGGACTCGTTGACGTCGAGCATCAGGGCGGGGGAGCGGGTGTTGGGGCGCAGCACCTCCGCGACCGCGCGCAGCCTGCCGATGTCGCGTTCGGTGTCCAGGCCGCCCTTGAGCTTGGCGCCGGTGAAGCCGCGTGCGGCCCAGCCGGAGTACAGCGCGACCAACTCCTCCTCGTCCAGCGCGATGTCGAGGCCGGACGCATAGCCGGGCACGAAACGGTCCGCGGCGCCGAGGGTGCGCCACAGCGGCTCGCCGGCCATTTTCGCCTTGAGGTCCCACAACGCCGTGTCGAAGGCGCCGATGGTGCCGAAGGCGGTGCCGGCGTGGCCGCTCTTGAAGGTGTGGGCCAGCATCCGGTCGTAGAGCGTGGTGACGGCCCGTGGGTCCTGGCCGTCGAGGGCGGGGAAGACCCGCTCGGCGTCGCCGTGTGCGCCGAGGCCCACTCCGGTGAGGCCGCCGTCGGTCTCGACCAGCAGGACCGGGACCTCGGTGACGCCTTGTGCGACGAAGCCGTTGGCGTCTCCGACGGGGCGCCCCCAGCGGTGCACGGTCGTCAGGCTCCGGAATCCGGTGATCTTCAACTGCTCCCCCTCTTGTGCTCTCCTCGCCGTCCCGCCCGTCGGCCCACCCACCCCGCGCCAGGGAAGACCGAGGGGGCGTGGGAGGTGGGGGAGCGTGCCGTCGGGCCAGGGGAACGGGCGTCGTGCGGCCGTCGGGAGTCAGTCCCGCAACCGTGCCCTCATCGAGTCGTAACGTATCATACAAGTGATGACTGAGAAGAGGTCCGTGCGGGGACAAGCGCCTGGCGCTGGCGCCCCAGTCCCTCGATCTCGATCTCCATCACGTCACCGGGCCGCAGGTAGGGGAAGCGCCCGGACAGGGCGACGCCCTCCGGGGTGCCGGTGTTGATGACGTCGCCCGGGTCCAGGACCAGGTACTGGCTCAGGTCGTACACGAGCTGCGCGACGGAGAAGATCATGTCGGCGGTGCGCGAGTCCTGCCGCGGTTCGCCGTTGACGAAGGACCGCAGCCGCAGAGCCTGGACGTCGGGCACCTCGTCGGCCGGTACCAGGAAGGGGCCGAGCGGGTTGAACGTGGCGCAGGACTTGCCCTTGGACCACTGGCCCCCGGAGTGCTCCAGCTGGAAGTCCCGCTCGGACACGTCGTTGGAGACGGCGTAGCCGGCCACGTGCTCCAGGGCTTGCCCGGGGGAGTCCAGGTACCGCGCCGTCCGGCCGATGACGACGGCGAGTTCGACCTCCCAGTCCGTCCTGGCGGAGCCGCGCGGGATCTCCACCTCGTCGTTCGGGCCGACCACCGTGTTCGGCGGCTTGAAGAAGATCACCGGGCGGGTGGGCGGCTCGCTGCCGGACTCCGCCGCGTGGGCCGCGTAGTTCTGGCCGATGCAGACCACCGCGCCGGGCCGCGCGACGGGTGGTCCGAAGCGCAGCCCCTCGGTCCGCAGCGGGGGCAGGACGTCGTCGGCCAGGGCCCGACGGGTGCGGGCGATGCCGTCCGCCGCGAGGAAGGCGCCGTCGATGTCGGAGGTCAGGGAGGAGAGGTCCCGGGTGACGCCCCGGTCGTCGATGACGGCGGGGCGTTCCCGCCCGGGGTCTCCGAGCCGTACGAGTTTCATGGGTCGCTTTCCTTGGTCGGGAGCCGGGTCCGGCCGTGCCGCCGCTCGCGCCGGACATGTCCGTACGGCCGGCCCGGTGCGGAGATGGCGAAGACGGTCGTCACCGTGATGAGAGGGGTGCCGACTTCCCGGTGCGCGCGGACGTCCGCCGTGATCGGCGCCGTGCCGGCGCCGCCGCTCCGGGACTTGCGGGCCCAGTATCGGTGTACGGCACCGCTTGTTGTCAATGGACTGGTTTACTGTCAACAGGCTGACAGCTAGGGTGTGACGCCATGAGTACTCGGGACGGATCGGTATGGGCCAGTGCCGCACCGGCGCCGGCGGTGCTGCGGGCGGGCGCGATCCTCGACGCGCTGGCGGACGCCCGCGGCCGGGCGCTGTCGCCCGCCCAACTGGCCGCCGCCGCGGGCGGCATACCGCGCGCGTCCGTCGTCAACATCTGCGCGGCCCTGCGCGAACAGGAACTGGTCCACGCCGTGGACGGCGGCTTCGCTCTCGGACCGGGCCTGCTCCGGCTCGCCCAGTCCTATCTCGACGCCTTCGATCCCGTACGCAGCTTCCGGGAGCAGGTGAGCCGCCTGGGCGACCGGGAGGAGACGCTCCAGCTGGCCACCATGGACGGCGCGGACGTCGTCTACCTGGCGGTGCACGAGGGCACCGTCCTGATGCGCCTCACCAGCCGGGCGGGGGCGAGGCTGCCGGTCACCTGCACGGCGCTGGGCAAGGCCATGCTGGCCGGCCTGGACGACAGCGGGGTGTGTGAACTGCTGGCATCCCGGGAGCCGTTCGAGGCGCGCACGCCCTGGTCCCTCACGACGCTCGACGCGCTGCTCGCGGAGGTGCGCGAGGTGCGCACGGCCGGACACGCCGTCGACGACCAGGAGGCCGCCGAGGGGATCGTGTGCGTGGCGGCGGCCGTTCCCGGACCGGCCGGGGGCGGCCGGTCCTTCGCCGTCAGTTCCTCGCTGCTCAAGTCCGAGGCCACCCCCGAGCGGGTGGCGGAGCTCGCCGCGCTCATCAAGGGTGTCGTGCGGAGGATGGGCGGAGCGGCGTGAGATGAAACCGCTGGTGGCGCTCGGCTCACCGTCCGGGTCAGGTGGCGGGCCCGGACCCGTCGGTCAGGTAGCGGGCGGTCTCGCCCGCGGCATGGTCGGCGAACATCGGCCCGGCGGCATCCGGGTCACCGGAGCGCAGGACGTCCAGCAGTTCGGCGTGGTGCTCGGCCATCGCGCCCCAGCCGCCCGCGTAGCGCGGGTCGCCCAGGACGTGCAGGTCCCACAGGCTGGACTCGATCATGCGCCACAGGCGGATCAGGGCCGCGTTGCGGGCGGCTTCGCACACATGCCGGTGAAATGACATGTCGGCGTCGCGGAAGGCGCCGATGTCGTCCTCGGCTGCGGCCCGGCGCAGTCGGGTCACGTCCTCGGCGAGCAGCCGCGTGTGCTCGGCGTCCAGCCGTCCGGCCACCCGGCGGGCCGCGTACTCCTCGAACATCACCCGGATGTCCCGGATGTCCTGCGCCTGCCGTTCGGAGACCTGCGCGACATAAGTGCCGCGGTGCGGTTGGGAGATGACCAGGCCCTCGTAGGCGAGGCGTTTGATCGCCTCGCGGGGCGGGGCCTGACTGGTGCCGAAACCGCGTGCGATCTCCGACTCGACCAGGCGCTGACCCGGTGCCAGCCGGCCGCTGACGATCCAGTCGCGCAGCAGCGCGTACACGTGGTCGGAGAGCAACTGCCGCGGCATGCGCGGCGTGCCCGGCACCGGACCGCCCCGGGTGCGGCTCGCTTCCCCGCCCTCCTGCCCGTCCGCCGCCCCGCGCGGCCGGCTCGGACGTCCGTCCGGCCGTTCGGGCAGCCTGGCCTCCTGCTCCCGCCAGATCCGGGCGACGGTGGACTGCGACAGTCCGAGCGTGTCGGACAGCGAGCGGGTCGAGGGCACCGGGGCACCGGCGCGGGCCTGTTCGACCACGGCCGCGATCCGGGCCTCCGCCTCCTGCCGGTTGCTG includes:
- a CDS encoding mandelate racemase/muconate lactonizing enzyme family protein, with amino-acid sequence MKITGFRSLTTVHRWGRPVGDANGFVAQGVTEVPVLLVETDGGLTGVGLGAHGDAERVFPALDGQDPRAVTTLYDRMLAHTFKSGHAGTAFGTIGAFDTALWDLKAKMAGEPLWRTLGAADRFVPGYASGLDIALDEEELVALYSGWAARGFTGAKLKGGLDTERDIGRLRAVAEVLRPNTRSPALMLDVNESWGRHQAVRLLARIEDRVELAWIEEPVRRWDARGHRAVGRAGRTAVASGENLTGLEQFRPLLAADALQVVQAAGVWGITHFLRVATLAHGHDLPVSPVGYHANPLAHAAAAVPNHLVTEVQDIGTPAGLTVDQAIEDGGIVLGDAPGLGITVDESALAAPRQNAGWARPDGPHVRPRDAGLRLVPEPGPPGPAARVRAGTPSLGVPGPVHRPARSEHTERENTP
- a CDS encoding fumarylacetoacetate hydrolase family protein — protein: MKLVRLGDPGRERPAVIDDRGVTRDLSSLTSDIDGAFLAADGIARTRRALADDVLPPLRTEGLRFGPPVARPGAVVCIGQNYAAHAAESGSEPPTRPVIFFKPPNTVVGPNDEVEIPRGSARTDWEVELAVVIGRTARYLDSPGQALEHVAGYAVSNDVSERDFQLEHSGGQWSKGKSCATFNPLGPFLVPADEVPDVQALRLRSFVNGEPRQDSRTADMIFSVAQLVYDLSQYLVLDPGDVINTGTPEGVALSGRFPYLRPGDVMEIEIEGLGRQRQALVPARTSSQSSLV
- a CDS encoding IclR family transcriptional regulator — translated: MSTRDGSVWASAAPAPAVLRAGAILDALADARGRALSPAQLAAAAGGIPRASVVNICAALREQELVHAVDGGFALGPGLLRLAQSYLDAFDPVRSFREQVSRLGDREETLQLATMDGADVVYLAVHEGTVLMRLTSRAGARLPVTCTALGKAMLAGLDDSGVCELLASREPFEARTPWSLTTLDALLAEVREVRTAGHAVDDQEAAEGIVCVAAAVPGPAGGGRSFAVSSSLLKSEATPERVAELAALIKGVVRRMGGAA
- a CDS encoding GntR family transcriptional regulator, translating into MTDPVLPEFPQLSAEDRAALAELARRQQAGLRLRGRIVLACAEGLTNAEVAQRLTVSPTTVAKWRERYLRRGLAGLHDAPRSGRPRSSNRQEAEARIAAVVEQARAGAPVPSTRSLSDTLGLSQSTVARIWREQEARLPERPDGRPSRPRGAADGQEGGEASRTRGGPVPGTPRMPRQLLSDHVYALLRDWIVSGRLAPGQRLVESEIARGFGTSQAPPREAIKRLAYEGLVISQPHRGTYVAQVSERQAQDIRDIRVMFEEYAARRVAGRLDAEHTRLLAEDVTRLRRAAAEDDIGAFRDADMSFHRHVCEAARNAALIRLWRMIESSLWDLHVLGDPRYAGGWGAMAEHHAELLDVLRSGDPDAAGPMFADHAAGETARYLTDGSGPAT